In Pseudomonadota bacterium, a genomic segment contains:
- the rpsM gene encoding 30S ribosomal protein S13 — translation MARIAGVNIPTQKRVEIALTYIYGIGRTRAKQICSTIGVPEARRVHQLTDDEVLRIREYIDREVVVEGDLRREIAMNIKRLMDLGCYRGLRHRKGLPVRGQRTHTNARTRKGKARPIAGKKK, via the coding sequence GTGGCGCGCATTGCTGGCGTGAACATTCCGACGCAAAAGCGGGTAGAGATCGCGCTGACCTACATCTATGGGATCGGCCGGACCCGCGCCAAGCAGATCTGCTCCACGATCGGCGTTCCCGAGGCCCGTCGGGTGCACCAGCTGACCGACGACGAGGTTCTGCGTATCCGCGAGTATATCGACCGCGAGGTCGTCGTGGAAGGCGACCTCCGGCGCGAGATCGCCATGAATATCAAGCGGCTGATGGATCTCGGCTGCTACCGCGGGCTCCGCCACCGCAAGGGCCTTCCGGTCCGCGGCCAGAGGACCCACACCAACGCCCGGACCCGCAAGGGCAAGGCGCGGCCGATCGCCGGCAAGAAGAAGTAA